In the genome of Methanopyrus kandleri AV19, one region contains:
- a CDS encoding terpene cyclase/mutase family protein, with the protein MRVLVATIAVLITAAPTTALDWKNTEPYKELQTECADAVKAGTVWWFITTDRGGPYLASAHLWNPQLTFGYELKAISLVYPTLESAERAGLLADRVPAGVPAMTPTSEWSKASEEAVRWVLDNQNEDGGWGQAWTYRGITHSGSLTSDTAVAIMLLIHEIERRHESGGEYGELVSAVRRGLTWLLDQQLEDGGWSRKREEAREGAPWHTRAAVAALLMALERRDLLNLDDSAVDRIKSAIERGVSWLLERQNPDGSWYSGLMCQEYSADTQAYILSTLIDVYLKADRLGLHVDRDRILNAIRRGIEWLFNGEEAGVTWVEGSHGRGPAWAYSSAYLEAQGSPETTVTGNVLSLVLLKALWFDVATDVEIETPGGKRKLSDLVTDPEYNLHATVEWLVSQRYRGTEHPEWYGAWPWPARDVTSTTEGAHYEPASIWATAYAMRALEAYLNPELFYGKITKPNGNESVSKTERETVSGGTETEGNKRQEKSKRGVPVLLPAVPPVRRQRQRGGQYRHR; encoded by the coding sequence GTGCGCGTCCTAGTCGCCACGATAGCCGTTCTGATAACCGCCGCACCGACGACGGCGCTGGACTGGAAGAATACGGAGCCGTATAAGGAGCTCCAGACGGAGTGCGCGGACGCCGTGAAAGCGGGCACCGTATGGTGGTTCATCACCACGGATCGCGGCGGTCCCTACTTGGCTTCGGCTCACTTGTGGAACCCTCAGCTGACGTTCGGATACGAGCTGAAGGCGATCTCGCTGGTGTATCCCACGCTGGAAAGCGCGGAGCGCGCTGGATTACTAGCCGATAGGGTGCCCGCCGGTGTGCCGGCGATGACGCCGACGTCGGAGTGGTCTAAGGCTTCCGAGGAGGCCGTCAGGTGGGTACTCGACAACCAGAACGAGGACGGCGGCTGGGGACAGGCGTGGACGTACAGGGGCATAACCCACTCGGGCAGTTTAACCAGCGACACCGCGGTTGCGATCATGCTGCTGATCCACGAGATCGAGCGGCGACACGAGTCGGGTGGGGAATACGGGGAGCTCGTGAGCGCCGTACGCAGGGGACTGACCTGGCTCCTGGACCAACAGCTGGAGGACGGTGGCTGGAGTAGGAAGAGGGAGGAAGCCCGGGAAGGAGCTCCGTGGCACACCCGTGCGGCGGTCGCGGCGTTGTTGATGGCGTTGGAACGCCGTGACCTGCTGAACCTCGACGACAGTGCGGTGGATCGGATCAAAAGCGCCATCGAGCGGGGAGTCTCCTGGCTGCTGGAGCGTCAGAACCCGGACGGATCTTGGTACTCCGGGCTGATGTGCCAAGAGTACTCGGCGGACACTCAGGCATACATCCTGTCGACTCTGATAGACGTCTACTTGAAGGCGGACCGGCTCGGGCTCCACGTGGACCGCGATCGGATCCTGAACGCCATCCGCAGGGGCATCGAGTGGCTCTTCAACGGTGAGGAAGCCGGAGTAACGTGGGTGGAAGGAAGTCACGGTCGGGGCCCCGCCTGGGCGTACTCGTCGGCTTATCTAGAAGCGCAGGGATCGCCGGAGACGACCGTCACGGGGAACGTCCTGAGCCTCGTGCTGCTGAAGGCGCTGTGGTTCGATGTCGCGACGGACGTGGAGATCGAGACGCCAGGCGGTAAGCGCAAGCTCTCGGATCTCGTGACGGACCCGGAGTACAACCTCCACGCCACCGTCGAGTGGCTCGTATCCCAGCGGTACCGTGGGACCGAACACCCGGAGTGGTACGGAGCCTGGCCGTGGCCGGCTCGGGATGTGACGTCCACGACCGAAGGGGCCCACTACGAACCGGCGTCGATATGGGCCACGGCCTACGCGATGCGGGCGCTCGAGGCCTACCTGAACCCGGAGCTGTTTTACGGAAAAATAACGAAACCGAACGGGAACGAATCAGTATCCAAGACCGAGCGTGAGACCGTGTCCGGAGGAACAGAAACAGAGGGGAACAAAAGACAAGAGAAGTCCAAGAGGGGCGTACCCGTCCTATTGCCGGCCGTACCTCCTGTACGCCGCCAGCGTCAACGCGGCGGCCAGTACCGCCATCGGTGA
- a CDS encoding aspartate kinase, with protein MEVHKFGGTSVASEEGLRTLEASAASGHVIVVSALAGVTDALEDFVRRAAEGSADPTPILERHREFITEHLEQRHEEVESFLKDMETLLHGVATVLEQLGRPEERLRDLVLSLGERASARIVAAYLKERGIKAMAYDAWDVGLVTTDDPGNADIVGWDGTRSRLLRDLRSGRVPVVTGFIGRSDRGHVTTLGRGGSDYTATVLAGVLGSRSVIWTDVDGIMTTDPELADAEVVERLSYEEAMMAGASGAGVIHPKAVEAAKNLGVTVLIGNSFTGEIGTVISDSTEPGPKVVASRDDVALIRVSGAKMVDEPGVVGRVTSALGNAGVNLLAVFTTVSEPYINLLVEETALRSAEEALNGLDYDWEVDKDVGLVTVVGEGMSARDVSTFLAACEGFDLLGSAHGVVAVSVVVPESEVREVTRRLAERLLA; from the coding sequence TTGGAGGTTCACAAGTTCGGAGGCACGTCGGTAGCCTCTGAGGAGGGACTTCGGACCCTCGAAGCTTCCGCGGCTTCCGGCCACGTGATCGTGGTCTCGGCCCTAGCCGGCGTCACAGATGCACTGGAGGACTTCGTTCGACGCGCCGCCGAAGGTTCCGCCGACCCGACCCCCATACTAGAGCGTCACAGGGAGTTCATCACGGAACATCTGGAACAGCGGCACGAGGAGGTAGAATCGTTCCTGAAAGACATGGAGACACTCCTCCACGGTGTCGCCACGGTTCTCGAGCAACTTGGCAGACCCGAAGAGCGCCTCCGCGACTTGGTTCTGTCCCTCGGAGAGCGCGCGTCCGCCCGCATCGTGGCGGCGTACCTGAAGGAGCGGGGTATCAAGGCGATGGCGTACGACGCCTGGGACGTGGGACTGGTCACCACCGACGACCCCGGAAACGCCGACATCGTCGGATGGGACGGAACGCGCTCGAGACTCCTACGAGACCTCCGCTCGGGTCGCGTTCCGGTCGTCACGGGGTTCATCGGGAGGTCAGACCGCGGCCACGTGACCACGCTGGGACGAGGGGGCTCCGACTACACGGCCACCGTCCTGGCCGGGGTGTTGGGTTCGCGGTCAGTAATATGGACGGACGTCGACGGCATCATGACCACCGACCCGGAACTGGCGGACGCGGAGGTCGTCGAGCGGCTGTCGTACGAGGAAGCTATGATGGCCGGTGCATCGGGGGCGGGGGTGATCCACCCTAAGGCCGTGGAGGCCGCTAAGAACCTCGGAGTGACAGTCCTGATCGGGAACTCGTTCACCGGGGAAATAGGGACCGTGATATCCGACAGTACGGAGCCCGGCCCTAAGGTAGTGGCGTCCCGGGACGACGTCGCGCTGATTAGGGTGAGCGGTGCCAAAATGGTGGACGAGCCCGGAGTGGTGGGTAGGGTGACCTCCGCGCTGGGGAACGCCGGCGTGAACCTCCTCGCGGTGTTCACGACGGTCTCGGAGCCTTACATCAACCTCCTGGTAGAGGAGACCGCCCTGAGGAGCGCGGAGGAAGCCCTGAACGGCCTGGACTACGACTGGGAGGTCGACAAGGACGTGGGCTTGGTCACGGTGGTGGGCGAAGGGATGTCGGCCCGGGACGTGTCCACGTTCTTGGCAGCCTGCGAGGGGTTCGACCTGCTAGGTAGCGCACATGGGGTCGTAGCGGTGAGCGTCGTGGTACCGGAGTCCGAGGTCCGCGAGGTCACGCGGCGACTGGCGGAACGGTTGCTGGCGTAA
- a CDS encoding cobaltochelatase subunit CobN, producing the protein MAPVLILVMVFLAVSVPAHSLDIVIFGNAAKGSPEEIRAVEERVKEDLGVDVRIHVHNVLVSWSDQSAPVDFDSLAHDIERSEIVALDNMGPMPTPFAMELSERVLGKPASSMQEFLRELAERKRIVAYVTGDQHDFVILGSGCRRIVDGTAAVVNLGFLFRFSSDLTPVIEFLVWLADPSVPAERLHLSDVRISSAAVYVPGRGWEFPEVSGEALEMSYHRWLHALEGRDRTTEPLWTKVRLSSIPSWVKAIREASSQFFRSLWLPNRRVVVVLDYIDALYKGERDLVEKLTDTVYREVSREFQDVTAIAVLCDGNMVSPIEALLGLKDAGYDIAAVVSLWAFTLDYPKPGTWALEGIDAPIIKAVYPFWANWMDEPQRYLNMNEGDPESGRVGALFEWGYQVIGGPEPEGAFWFKMIALKERDQMMVFPLEDMIEDVARMVAGFLRLRYLPESEKRVAFVLYCYPPGRGEIGASYLDVFRSLVRIFEALAERGYDLGPATSLYRKLAELRREDPKAAEEMEKRLAHALMAASDLVLKNVGPWAKGELAGMVRLYRGGRAEVSVDWNGKSMKVIVDHGVLRWIDVDGSSYVLGTVSEDQLVPVEALERWYREDVVRRFEYYLSLLTGDDPETERARKSLMEWMRAIEEKFGPPTDNRGIMRYGLYYVIPALRLGNVVVMLQPVRGWSGSPELVYHSPDLPPQWQYVAAYEWLRRVFRADAVVHVGTHGTLEWLPGHQVGLLGVDWPHVLLPDVPHVYLYIVSNPGEAMVAKYRSGPILLTHLSPPWGYFKDLGKYGELERELTRYFQMKSFGGDPHVLEELRRRIVETAERLGLLKDVVNMIFAERKEPPPENPKEWAMDHIEEFIDKLHDFLLDLALRNVAYGLHVYGEDVDEDVAVEQAAALASSRVAPVFAYYAGLIDSPDQEALNRLQSDRPDIFAWFKRELRECLRDILRTVLKYPDLTSQLERYVELKDREEYYGEPPDGVEGPGREAKRLFWQVSDRLTILAQEAILRYFHGRRNDPDHEHLLAEAVADLYRIYVHYRDSGRTELEELLAALDGRFVPPGLLGEPMWNTKVLPTGRDGYPIDPSQMPTPEAWDVARKLVDQMLADYYLRHGRWPEAVGVVLWGIHELCTGGLGIAEVLYLLGVRPVWNPDTGQVTGVELIPLDELKVKVGNRWINRPRIDVVVWAALHMEDPLKLLTEAYYLVSHVDEPTDVNYRRKHYLELKPRLVKELEKSGMSPEDAEKEADVIASSGFFAQPPGVYAGTGACDIVEHAWTDVSGTVGLFEDPETALKNFEQRFWEKFRITCESRMAYVYTAEARILTIREGNKVRVVVLRTSTDRVYHAIPSVEAFRYLMSKVDVVVHSVVNTWGLIDTDDFYDWVGGMALYATHAAGHAPEVYIGNAVDPTAARTLTGYQQLVGEVYTKLLSESWWKAMLEHGDYGWSRIVRRIEFLAGWGITVPSLRPYLNSVYTEVFKAVVQWISQAPPRTEYGWAAVVSTIAWFVELARTGVWKPDSKTLAQAAKVLLETMAKHGPATCHHTSPNPALVVYAARVLLEAGYSYSEVKRLLSKVMKWYAKLDNPEIVREIERLTNLVMTRAASERSARAATASRSAATSSSAYTGVTVSRTVSSFTGPGLPGGRGSAQVVVGLLGSVLRGVARGTVLPEIGYWTGPSRYTGHAKAGSRVGKTERSTERESKATQTFTRTSPPSSAPKMIWEWVAALLLTLLFLLVWRIRPTGPRPRATWVTPATVPPVAA; encoded by the coding sequence GTGGCACCGGTCTTGATCCTCGTCATGGTGTTCCTAGCGGTCTCGGTCCCCGCGCACTCGCTGGACATTGTGATATTCGGGAACGCCGCGAAGGGATCACCCGAGGAGATCCGTGCTGTGGAGGAGCGTGTGAAGGAAGACCTGGGTGTGGACGTTCGAATTCACGTGCACAACGTGCTCGTCAGCTGGTCCGATCAGAGCGCTCCGGTGGACTTCGACTCGCTGGCCCACGACATCGAACGCTCCGAGATCGTCGCCCTAGACAACATGGGACCCATGCCGACACCGTTTGCGATGGAGTTATCGGAGCGCGTCTTGGGTAAACCCGCCTCCTCGATGCAGGAGTTCCTCAGAGAGCTCGCGGAGAGGAAGCGGATAGTGGCCTACGTGACAGGCGACCAGCACGATTTCGTGATCTTAGGGTCCGGCTGCCGGCGTATAGTCGACGGTACCGCCGCGGTCGTTAACTTGGGCTTCCTGTTCCGGTTTTCCTCGGATCTGACACCGGTCATAGAGTTCCTGGTGTGGCTCGCGGATCCGTCGGTACCGGCGGAGAGACTACACCTCTCCGACGTACGGATATCGTCCGCTGCCGTCTACGTGCCGGGCCGAGGTTGGGAGTTCCCCGAAGTATCTGGAGAAGCTCTCGAGATGTCGTACCACCGGTGGCTTCACGCGCTAGAGGGTCGGGATCGCACCACCGAACCACTCTGGACGAAGGTCCGCCTGAGCTCGATACCATCGTGGGTGAAAGCCATCCGGGAAGCATCCTCGCAGTTCTTCCGGTCCCTGTGGCTCCCGAACCGACGCGTCGTGGTGGTGCTGGACTACATCGACGCACTATACAAGGGTGAGAGGGATCTCGTGGAGAAGCTCACCGATACCGTGTATCGGGAGGTCTCCCGGGAGTTCCAGGACGTGACGGCGATAGCCGTTCTGTGCGACGGGAACATGGTCTCGCCGATCGAGGCGCTGCTCGGGTTGAAAGACGCCGGATACGACATCGCGGCCGTGGTCTCCCTGTGGGCCTTCACGCTCGATTACCCCAAACCCGGTACTTGGGCACTCGAAGGAATCGACGCCCCGATCATCAAGGCAGTTTACCCGTTCTGGGCCAATTGGATGGACGAACCACAGCGCTACTTGAACATGAACGAGGGGGACCCGGAGTCCGGTCGCGTGGGCGCGCTCTTCGAGTGGGGTTACCAGGTGATCGGCGGGCCCGAACCCGAGGGTGCCTTCTGGTTCAAGATGATCGCGCTCAAGGAGCGCGACCAAATGATGGTGTTCCCGCTGGAGGACATGATCGAGGACGTGGCCCGGATGGTGGCGGGGTTCCTGAGGCTGCGGTACTTGCCCGAGTCGGAGAAACGGGTAGCGTTCGTGCTGTACTGTTACCCGCCGGGACGCGGTGAGATCGGCGCCTCTTACCTGGACGTGTTCCGGTCCCTGGTGAGGATATTCGAGGCGTTGGCGGAACGGGGCTACGATCTTGGCCCCGCGACCTCCCTGTACCGGAAGTTGGCGGAGCTCCGACGGGAAGACCCGAAAGCCGCTGAAGAGATGGAGAAACGTCTCGCGCACGCTTTGATGGCGGCGTCCGATCTCGTACTGAAGAACGTGGGTCCGTGGGCTAAGGGTGAGCTAGCCGGGATGGTGCGGCTGTACCGAGGCGGGCGGGCCGAGGTGAGCGTCGACTGGAACGGGAAGTCGATGAAGGTGATCGTGGACCACGGTGTGCTCCGGTGGATCGACGTGGACGGCTCGTCGTACGTGCTCGGGACCGTGAGCGAGGATCAACTAGTCCCGGTGGAGGCGCTGGAACGCTGGTACCGGGAGGATGTGGTGCGGAGGTTCGAGTATTACCTCTCGCTGCTGACCGGTGACGATCCGGAGACCGAGCGGGCTCGGAAGTCCCTGATGGAGTGGATGCGGGCGATCGAGGAGAAGTTCGGACCGCCCACGGACAACCGCGGGATCATGAGGTACGGCCTGTATTATGTCATCCCGGCCCTGCGACTGGGCAACGTGGTCGTGATGCTTCAGCCGGTACGTGGTTGGTCCGGAAGCCCCGAGCTGGTCTACCACTCCCCGGACCTACCCCCGCAATGGCAGTACGTCGCCGCGTACGAATGGTTGCGCAGGGTCTTCCGGGCGGACGCCGTGGTCCACGTGGGTACGCACGGAACCCTCGAGTGGCTGCCGGGTCATCAGGTCGGTCTTCTGGGCGTGGACTGGCCGCACGTGCTGCTGCCCGACGTGCCCCATGTGTACCTTTACATCGTCAGCAACCCGGGCGAAGCGATGGTCGCCAAGTACCGCTCCGGTCCGATCCTCCTCACGCACTTGTCGCCGCCGTGGGGCTACTTCAAGGACCTGGGTAAGTACGGGGAGCTGGAGCGTGAGCTCACGAGGTACTTCCAGATGAAGAGCTTCGGAGGAGACCCTCACGTGCTGGAGGAGCTGAGGCGGCGGATCGTCGAGACGGCGGAGCGTCTGGGACTGCTGAAGGACGTCGTCAACATGATATTCGCGGAGCGGAAGGAACCGCCGCCCGAGAACCCGAAGGAGTGGGCGATGGATCATATCGAGGAGTTCATAGACAAGCTCCACGATTTCCTACTGGACCTCGCGTTGAGGAACGTCGCGTACGGCCTGCACGTATACGGTGAGGACGTAGACGAGGACGTGGCCGTAGAGCAGGCCGCGGCGCTCGCGTCCTCCCGTGTCGCCCCGGTGTTCGCGTACTACGCCGGGCTGATCGACTCACCGGACCAGGAGGCGCTGAACCGGCTGCAGTCCGATAGACCCGACATATTCGCGTGGTTCAAGCGCGAACTCCGGGAGTGTCTGAGGGATATCCTGCGGACCGTTCTAAAGTACCCCGATTTAACCTCTCAGCTGGAACGTTACGTGGAACTGAAAGATCGGGAAGAATACTACGGCGAACCACCCGACGGCGTCGAAGGTCCGGGAAGGGAGGCGAAACGCCTGTTCTGGCAGGTATCCGATAGGCTCACGATCTTGGCGCAGGAGGCCATCCTGAGGTATTTCCACGGCCGGCGGAATGACCCTGACCACGAGCACCTCCTCGCCGAGGCCGTGGCCGACCTGTACAGGATCTACGTACACTACCGCGACTCGGGCCGGACCGAGCTGGAGGAACTGCTCGCCGCCCTCGACGGCAGGTTCGTCCCGCCGGGACTACTGGGCGAGCCGATGTGGAACACGAAGGTCCTACCCACCGGACGGGACGGCTACCCGATAGACCCCTCCCAAATGCCCACGCCGGAGGCGTGGGACGTCGCACGCAAGCTAGTCGATCAGATGCTCGCGGACTACTACCTAAGACACGGTAGGTGGCCGGAGGCCGTGGGCGTGGTCCTATGGGGTATTCACGAACTCTGCACCGGCGGTCTAGGCATCGCGGAGGTCCTGTACCTGCTGGGCGTGAGACCCGTGTGGAACCCGGACACCGGGCAGGTCACCGGGGTCGAGCTGATCCCGCTGGACGAGCTGAAGGTGAAGGTCGGTAACCGGTGGATCAACCGACCGAGGATCGACGTGGTGGTGTGGGCCGCCCTGCACATGGAGGACCCGCTGAAGCTACTGACTGAGGCTTACTATCTGGTCTCCCATGTGGACGAACCCACCGACGTGAACTACCGTCGGAAGCATTATCTGGAGCTGAAGCCGCGGTTAGTGAAGGAACTTGAGAAGAGCGGGATGTCACCCGAAGATGCCGAGAAAGAGGCCGACGTGATCGCGTCCTCGGGGTTCTTCGCGCAACCACCCGGGGTCTACGCGGGTACCGGGGCTTGCGACATCGTGGAGCACGCCTGGACCGACGTCTCGGGCACGGTCGGGCTCTTCGAGGACCCCGAGACGGCGCTGAAGAACTTCGAGCAGAGATTTTGGGAGAAGTTCAGGATCACCTGTGAGAGCCGGATGGCGTACGTCTACACGGCCGAGGCCCGGATCCTGACGATCCGAGAGGGGAACAAGGTCAGGGTCGTCGTGCTGAGGACGAGCACGGACCGCGTCTACCACGCGATCCCGTCGGTCGAGGCGTTCCGGTACCTGATGTCCAAGGTCGACGTCGTGGTTCACAGCGTCGTGAACACGTGGGGATTGATCGACACGGACGACTTCTACGACTGGGTCGGTGGGATGGCACTGTATGCGACGCACGCCGCGGGCCACGCGCCGGAAGTGTACATCGGGAACGCCGTCGATCCGACCGCCGCAAGGACGTTGACGGGTTACCAGCAGCTGGTGGGTGAGGTCTACACGAAGCTACTCAGCGAGTCCTGGTGGAAGGCCATGCTGGAGCACGGTGACTACGGCTGGTCCCGGATCGTCAGGAGGATCGAGTTCCTGGCCGGGTGGGGGATCACGGTCCCGTCACTGCGTCCCTACCTGAACTCCGTGTACACCGAGGTGTTCAAGGCTGTGGTACAGTGGATCAGCCAGGCGCCTCCCCGCACCGAGTACGGGTGGGCGGCCGTGGTGAGCACGATCGCGTGGTTCGTGGAGCTCGCTCGGACGGGTGTGTGGAAGCCGGACTCGAAGACGCTGGCACAGGCCGCGAAGGTCCTACTGGAGACGATGGCCAAACACGGGCCCGCGACGTGTCACCACACCAGTCCCAACCCGGCGTTAGTGGTGTACGCCGCTCGGGTCCTCCTGGAGGCCGGTTACTCCTACTCCGAGGTCAAGCGGCTCCTGTCCAAGGTGATGAAGTGGTACGCCAAGCTGGACAACCCGGAGATCGTCCGGGAGATCGAGAGGTTAACGAACCTGGTGATGACCAGGGCGGCGAGTGAGAGGTCGGCCAGGGCCGCCACGGCGTCCCGTTCGGCGGCGACCTCGTCATCGGCGTACACCGGCGTTACTGTCTCCCGGACGGTTTCGTCGTTCACCGGACCGGGACTGCCCGGAGGGAGGGGAAGTGCTCAGGTCGTAGTGGGGTTGTTGGGATCGGTGTTACGGGGTGTTGCACGCGGAACGGTGCTCCCGGAGATCGGATACTGGACGGGTCCCTCGAGATACACCGGTCACGCGAAGGCAGGTTCGAGGGTCGGGAAGACCGAGCGCAGTACCGAACGCGAGTCGAAGGCGACGCAGACGTTCACCAGGACCTCCCCGCCCTCCTCGGCCCCTAAGATGATCTGGGAATGGGTCGCCGCCCTGCTCCTGACACTACTGTTCCTCCTGGTGTGGAGGATCCGACCGACGGGTCCCAGACCGCGGGCTACGTGGGTTACGCCAGCAACCGTTCCGCCAGTCGCCGCGTGA